Below is a window of Rattus norvegicus strain BN/NHsdMcwi chromosome 5, GRCr8, whole genome shotgun sequence DNA.
tttgtagaaagatattgtgtaaatttggttttgtcatggaatatcttggtttctccatctatgttaattgagagttttgcaggatacagtaacctgggctggtatttgtgttctcttagggtctgtatgacatcagtccaggatcttctggccttcatagtttctggcgagaagtctggtgtgattctgataggtctgcctttatatgttacttgacctttttcccttactgcttttaatattctttctttattttgtgggtttggtgttttggctattatgtgacgggaggtgtttcttttctggtccaatctatttggagttctgtaggcttcttgtatgcctatgggtatctctttttttaggttagggaagttttcttctatgattttgttgaagatatttactggtcctttgagctgggagtcttcactctcttctatacctattatccttaggtttgatcttctcattgagtcctggatttcctgtatgttttggaccagtagctttttctgctttacattatctttgacagttgagtcaatgatttctatggaatcttctgctcctgagattctctcttcaatctcctgtattctgttggtgaagcttgtatctacagctccttgtctcttcttttggttttctatatccagggttgtttccatgtgttctttcttgattgcttctatttccattttttttttttttggttcttttttttcggagcttgggaccgaacccagggccttgcgcttcctaggtaagcgctctaccactgagctaaatccccagccccttctatttccatttttaattccttcaactatttgattgtgttttcctggaattctttcagggatttttgcgattctttcagggatttttgcgattcctctctgtaggcttctacttgtttattaatgttttcctgtgtttccctaagggagttcttcacgtcttttttgaagtcctccagcatcatgatcaaatatgattttgaaactagatcttgcttttctggtgtgtttggatattccatgtttgttttggtgggagaattgtgctccgatgatgccatgtagtcttggtttctgttgcttcggttcctgcgcttgcctcttgccatcagattatctctagtgttactttgttcttctatttctgacagtggctagactgtcctataaacctgtgtgtcaggagtgctgtagacctgttttcctctctttcagtcagttatggggacagagtgttctgctttcgggcgtgtagtttttcctctctacaggtcttcagctgttcctgtgggcctgtgtcttaagttcaccaggcagctttcttgcagcagaaaagttggtcttacctgtggtcccgaggctcaagttcactcgcggggtgctgcccacgggctctctgcagcggcagcaaccaggaagaaatgtgccgccccttccgggagcttcagtgcaccagggttccagatggcctttggtggtttcctctggagtccgagatttgtgtgcagagagcagtctcttctggtttcccaggcttgtctgcctctctgaaggtttagctctccctcccacgggatttgggtgcagagaactgtttatccggtctgtttccttcaggttccggcgttgtctcaggcaggggtcctgccgctcctgggccatcccccacgggagcccagaggccttatacagtttcctcttgggccagggatgtgggcaggggtgggcagtgttggtggtctcttccgctctgcagcctcaggagtgcccacctgaccaggcggtgaggtccctTTCCCCTAGCCTCCTTTTAAGCTCCTTTTGAACATATGATAAACTGTCGTAGGttcttttttattgctgtggtaaaatacttTGACAAAAGCAACACTGGAAAGGCgggtttattttagttcacagtGAGAGTATAGCTCACCATGGAGGGAATGTCAAGGCTGAATTTGAACTGGTCACATTATctccacagtcaagaagcaggCAACAGTGAATGCATAGATTTACTTTTTACATTATACTGCCCTGGATCCCAGACAGAAAgagatgccacccacagtggtaGGCTTTCTCACCTCAATCAGTGGAATTAAGAGAATCTCCTACAGGCATGTCTAGAGGCTCTTCTGTCAGGTCATTCTCCACTCTGTTAAATTAGTAACTAATGCTAACCATCTCATAAACTGAGGCTTTAAAAGCCTCGTATGACTGGGATATCCCAGGCGGCAGTGGCCATGCTGGAGTGAAATCCTAGGTCTCCATCTTGTGTGAGATCCCGGAAACTTGGATCAGATTCTGAAAACCTTTAAATCAATGCTGGTTAagaccaaggccagcctgacatTAACAGGACATACTATGAGAGTGTGCAAACCACTGTGGAAGCAGAATGTAGAGATCAGAGCTGACACAGTGCAGCAGAGCCAATCAGCAGGAAAGAATGAACACAGGGTCACCGAGTCAGATGATGAGTGGCCAAGACATCAGCAGGAAGGAGAGGCTGAAAAGGAAGCAAGGTAGAGGGATGCTCAGTACTGCATGGGGATGGTCAGTAGTGCAGGGGCATGGTCAGGAGTGCAGGGGGATGGTCAGGAGTGCAGGGGGATGGTCAGGAGTGCAGGGGATGGTCAGGAGTGCAGGGGAATGGTCAGGAGTGCAGGGGGATGGTCAGGAGTGCAGGGGGATGGTCAGGATTTCAGGGGCATAGTCAGGAGTTCAGGGGTTGGTCAGGAGTGCAGGGGGATGGTCAGGAGTGCAGAGGGATTGTCAGGACTTCAGGGGGTGGTCAGGAGTGCAGGGGGATGGTCAGGACTTCAGGAGTTGGTCAGGAGTGCAGGGGGATTGTCAGGACTTCAGGGGGTGGTCAGGAGTGCAGGGGGATGGTCAGGAGTGCAGGGGGATGGTCAGGACTTCAGGGGCATGGTCAGGAGTGCAGGGGGATGGTCAGGACTTCAGGGGGATGGTCAGGAGTGCAGGGGGATGGTCAGGAGTGCAGGGGATGGTCAGGAGTGCAGGGGAATGGTCAGGAGTGCAGGGGGATGGTCAGGAGTGCAGGGGGATGGTCAGGATTTCAGGGGCATAGTCAGGAGTTCAGGGGTTGGTCAGGAGTGCAGGGGGATGGTCAGGAGTGCAGAGGGATTGTCAGGACTTCAGGGGGTGGTCAGGAGTGCAGGGGGATGGTCAGGACTTCAGGAGTTGGTCAGGAGTGCAGGGGGATTGTCAGGACTTCAGGGGGTGGTCAGGAGTGCAGGGGGATGGTCAGGAGTGCAGGGGGATGGTCAGGACTTCAGGGGCATGGTCAGGAGTGCAGGGGGATGGTCAGGACTTCAGGGGGATGGTCAGGAGTGCAGGGGGATGGTCAGGAGTGCAGGGGGATGGTCAGGAGTGCAGGGGGATGGTCAGAAGTGCACGGGGATGGTCAGGAGTTCAGGGGGATGGTCAGGACTTCAGGGGGATGGTCAGGAGTGCAGGGGGTGGTCAGGACTTCAGGGGCATGGTCAGGACTTCAAGGGGTGGTCAGGAGTACAGGGGGATGGTCAGGAGTGCAGGGGTTGGTCAGGACTATTTCAGAGGAAGTTCTGAGGGATTTATGTTCATGGTGATGGTTCAAAATCAGTTATTATATTGAAAGGGCACATTTACGTAACACAGATTAAAAGAGGTTCTTTTTGAGTGGCAGAGATGAATACAAAGATGGAGTAGATCTGAAATGGCCATAAACAAAAAATCTCAAACAGGTGTCAGGAGAGGAAGATACCACAGCAGGAGTCAGTACAGTGTGCAAATATGTGGTAGAGAGATTCGAGAGAAATCAAAGCAGAACAGTTTGAGGACTATGAAGAGAGAAGGAAGTGGAGATTCGAGGGTTATGAGGAACGGCCTGATGAGTGGCCTGCCTTGCCTCCTGAGGCCATGATGACATCCGAGCCTGTGCTGCTGTTGAGGGCCATGTCTGGCTCCCAGGCCACGCAGAGGCAGGGATCTGCATTGACATCCTGGGCTCATATTACCACCAAAGGACATGCGGATGTTTCTGCTCTGGGTTACCACCTGAACCAGGTTGATATCCAAGGGCTGCACAGAGCTGGCCCTACCCGTCATTGACTGTAGCCATCAGGAGAGTAGGCTTTACTTGGCCTTACTTGGGCAGCATTGTAGAACTGATCCTGGTGGTTTGGGTGCAGATGAACTGGCTCCAAGGTCATCAACATGGGAGATCCGATCCATCTGCCACGGAGTGCCATGGGTGAGAGAGAGATGCTCTCCCTTACTTGCCCCTCACTGCCTGAGGCAGGCCAGAAGAGTCAGGCCCAAGGCTATGAGAGTAGGagagctgtccctgtcccttGCTGACTGCACACTCCACAGAGCAGGCCATGTACCTTGCCTGGACAGCACAGTAGAGTTGGCCCTGGTGAGATGGGCAAGAGTGAGCTGGCCCCAAGGGCATGAGGTGGGACAGCAGGCCCTGCCTTAGGGCTGGCTGCAACACTGAGTGAGCTAGCTAGGACCGTGCTGGAGTGCTGCCTTGGTGGTGTGggcacaggagagctggcaggctgaccagtTCAGTTACCACTCAgactttgagttggcccaccccatcATCTACCCCACCTGTAGACTGCTGGAATTTGTGAAGGGGcgagtcctgcagatccaaagctgtgggatctccatgacacagggcaacaacagagtATTtgcagtattgatagtgtagtagaagccagaggccttgaaccagaccatgATCCATTGCAACCAACATttacaagtaaagatgtgtggacaaaagggtacactgtgggacacactgtgacacactatagACTCCatgacaatttttttaaaataattttttattttggggaggggtgggggaagttGCAAAGGTagaaagggacagggagaggagtgCGACTGGGGTGCATGacataaaattcacaaagaatcactaaaaaaaaaatttctttttaatctcaACCATAAGGAAAATGGCAGAAACTGTCCAAATGGGGATCTAGGGGAGgaggaaagacacagagaaattagaacaaataaaaatagaagcaaaacGAAGGAAGAAAGCTACTGATCTGAGAACGTAAGCTTTGTGAATGTAAGGAGGAGACAATTCTAATGCCAATTTTTGACAACTCGTAGCAAGAACTTTAGGCTGGAGCACCATGGAGAACCCCAAATCTAGATCTCCAGGCGACTGAGGTAGAGAGTCTGAGAGACCAGGAGTGTAGAAGATTGGCTTGGACCATTCAGATCCCTGCTTGCAAAGCATGGTTAGAACTAGAGCTAATACACATACTAACTTATTAATGCTTGTtttctttaacaacaacaaaataacaacaacaaaagatataCTTCTTTCTCTAATGACAAAAGTTTAGGAGGTCAAGGCTGGAGACATGACTTTGtggtttgctcttccagaggactgactggggttcagttctcagcacccacatgacagctcacaactgtttgtcaccccagttccagggaacaTAACACCACCCTCTTATGACTTTTGAGGGCACCAGACACTCCTGTGATGCACAGATATTCATGGAGGCAAAAACCCCTACCtttatacataaaaacaaaagagtGGCACAAACTCATTgtcagacatttttaaaaagtctggaGAGCAACAATAAAAGACAAGAATCACCCACTAACTGCTCATCTGGAGAGAAAGACTATGTGCAATTTAAAGAACTCCCCCAAACCTTTATTGTTCTCACTCATCTTATACAGCTGTGTTCAGATCAGCTGTACCCAGACCAGCTGTGCCCAGATGGACTGTGCCCAGACCAGCTATGTGAAGATCAGCTGTGCCTAGACCAGCTGTATTCAGATCAGCTGTGCCCAGATCAGGTGTGCACAGATCAGCTGTGCTCAGATCAGGTGTGCCCAGATCAGCTGTGCCCAGACCAGCTGTGTCCAGATCAGCTGTGTCCAGATCAGATGTACCCAGAGTGCCTGATCTCTGATCATCTTTTCAAGATTTTTTAGAAATAGCATTGCATGTTTGCATCCCAGGTGACCTTATTGCTGAAATTAATTCTAGGAAGAGTGTGGCAATTTCTGCTATCAGGATATATGAGTATATACGGGGATATATGTAGTACTAAGTCACTCTGACTGTGACAAAGTACACATTAAAAATCATCAGGAAGGAGGAAACAGATTGTTGGCTCGTGGTTTCGGGGGTTTCTGACCACAGTTGCTCAGCTCTACTTGTCTTAGCATGAACACACTGAAGTAGAACGTTATGGAGGTTGCACAGTATTACATTTCacaagagaaagaggcagagggaCTGAGAGAAAAAGGGCAGGGGCAACAGGAGTGCCCTTCTAAGGCACACAAAAGTGACCTACTTCCTGCAACCTGGcactgctttcttctctctgtcatTTCCCAGTAGGACCATGAAATTCTGAATCCATCAGTGGAAGCATTCACTGATTAGCTCAGAATCTTCTCTGCTGCACCACCTCTCTGCGACAGGATCTACCAGCAGTGACCAAGCCTTCTGCCCAGCCCACGGAGGCATTGCAGCTCCAAACCAACTCACTGTAGTCAGACCGGATGGGAAATAAGTCTGTTCCTCAAACTGCAAACCCAGTACAGTTATGGGTCAGACAATCTGATAGAGACACTTTGCAAAATACCTGACCATTTTTCTTCGAAACCGTGAAGTCAACAAAAGCAATGTATACCTGTGGAACTGTCAGTCAGGAGGAGTTCAAAGGGACAGAGTGATGAAATAGAATGCGACATCTCAGAAGTGATGTGAGGACAGAAAAGCGACGCTGGGCTGCAGGAGGGAATGCTGGGAAGGAGGGCAGTGGGCAGCGTTCCCAGGGAAGATGCCAGACTGAATCTCCAGCATTGGAGGAGGGCCGCGGAGTTGTATCTGTGGGGAGCGTGAGTTTAATCCTGACGTACTCACATTGGCAAGGCAGTTGGATTAGCTTTATACTAATGGAAAAATATTGACAAGAGAGAACCTGGGTGTGGGGTGTATTTTCTGCAAACGTAAAGCCAGTCTGAAAGTTTATGGAAAAATAGACAAGGCCCACGAACGACTGGAGTAGATGAGGAAACACTTTCCAAAAAGTGCTCAAGGACAAGTCTATATGTCCCTAACAATGTGAGTCATGCGTGATGTCTAAGCCTTTCTAGAGAGAGCCAGGAATCACAGATGGAGTTACTCAAGAGGACTGCACAGTCATCCATATGGTGTGTTCCGAGGTGTATAGTGGTCGAGCGTATAGATCCAAGCCAGAATGTTCATTTGTAAACCCCTCTGCCACCGCTTGTTGGTCTTGGGTTGATAATCTCGCAAGTCAGCGCCCGGCTTGCTCAGTCTGTAACGTGGTGGGGAAACAAGATTGGTTTCTTTGAGAATGAAACGTGCTGCTATGTGGGTATCAATTGGAACCATACTGAGCGTTTAGAGttataaatgtgttttaaaataaattctgaggaaaaagcatctctctctctctctctctctctctctctctctgtgcgtgtgccTGCTCAAAAATGTATCCACCCTCTGCCTTTGTAACCTCCCTGCCCATGGggggaaaaacaataaaaatgatgaaacccaaaccccaaaccatatacatctcatcatggaagctgcagtgtgtcacactgtgtcccacagtacacccttctgtccacacatcttcacttgcagtGAGTCATTGCTCTGGCTTCTGTGTTACCATCAATACGGGATCCTCATCTGGACTCCTTTCCGTTATCCTGTTTtggccctgtgtcatggagatcatGTAGTTTGGGATCAGCAGGATCAATCCTTCACGAGCtgcagcagttcacagatggggCAGATGTTGGCGTggagccaactcaaagccctggatctgggcctgggggggggggtagctGAGCTGGTCTGCCCACCAGTTCTCCTGCACCCTCActagctctccagcactgccccagGTAGCTCACCCAATGTTGCAGccagcaaggggcagggccagggccAGTTCTCTGGCTTTCATGTCCTCATGCCTTTCTTACCCTTTGCACCAGGACCAGCTCTACCACCTCTATCGTGATAACCAGGCAAGGTTCAGTCCCTGCTTTCCTCGGTGCTAAAGGGTTACTCATCCTGCTCTCATCACCTCAGGACCAGCAATCCCTCCAGCCTgccaaggggaggggaggagtgtaGGGTAGGGTAGAGGGCCCACACTGAAATGAGCTCTTTAATGTCagtgctagggatttgaactcaggtcctcttacgTGAGTAGCTGTGCTCCTACATAGTGACCCATCTCCCCTGCCCTAAGCTATAGTTACTTTTGATGTTTCTATTTGTGTACAAGTTAACtcatcttttcatttctttccttttgctattAGACTTATTTTGCTATGTTTCACTTCTAACTTCTATTGCGAAATGCGTTCTTGTTTTAGTTGCAGTCATTTTGTTTAACACAATTTTTAAGGCTGTGAATTTGACTGTAATTATAGATTTGGCTGCATTATATAAGTTTTATCTATGCAATAAGCCCATTGtccacattttttttatctttattaacttgagtatttcttattcacatttcgattgttattccccttcctggtttctgggccaacatccccctaacgcctccccctccctttctatatgggcttcccctctccatcctccccccattaccacccctccccaacaatcacgttcactgggggttcagtcttggcaggaccaagggcttccccttccactggtgctcttactaagatgttcattgctacctatgaggtcagagtccagggtcagtccatgtatagtctttaggtagtggcttagtccctggaagctctggttggttggcattgttgttcatataaggtctcgagccccttcaagctcttccagtcctttctctgattccttcaacaggggtctcattctcagttcagtggtttgctgctggcattcgcctctgtatttgctgtattctggctgtgtctctcaggagagatctacatccggctcctctcagcctgtacttctttgcttcaagtATGCTGTAATTACAGTTTGGATTTTCCACCAATAATTTACAtaagataatattttaataattaaaaatacttagttttctttattgtttaataAACATTTTAGGGGCTGAGACGATAGCTCCATGAATAAAATACTTCTGTGAgtgcatggggacctgagttcagatacccAGTATCCATAGGGAAGTTGGGCAATGACAGTGGGTGACTGTGATCCCTTTACAGGGTGACAGAAACAGGGGGATTCTAGGAACTTGCTGTCTAGTCTATCTAGTCTCTGAACTCAGGTAGTAAGATCCtttatcaaaaaataaggtaAGAGTGATTAAGGAAGACACCTAGCATTGACAACTGGCCTTGCATGGGCACATGCACCTGTATATGGACAGAcataagtaacacacacacacacacacacacacacacacacacacacacacactttattcatTTTCGGTTCCATCATGCTGTAGTCAGACACTGTGGCAAACCACTACCGATTTGGAGACTCATTTGGATTTTCATCATCAGAAAATCTACATAATAATTTCAATATAAAAAGGAAATTTCTATaacttgaaaaaaatgaataacaCGGTGGAGTTTTTTGCAAAGCAGAAATGGGAGTCCTTCCTCAAGCCTTTGACCCATCTGTCTCTTACCTTGCTGTGTACCGGCCTCCTCTCTGCGTTTTTAAGTCTTTGGAGGTCTTTACACGCTTCCCtgatgttttgtttcttgattCGTCTATTGTAAGAAGCACTAATTGGCTTTCCAGAATGGAATATGAAGGTCAATACCTTTACATTATACTTTCCCCAGtttaaaattgtcttttaaaaaagtgtgtgtgtgtgtgtgtgtgtgtgtgtgtgtgtgtgtacatgtgtgcagatgtccacagaggcagaagagggcaggCAGCAAGTGCCCCTGAAACTTGAGTTACAGGCAGGTGTAAGGTGTCCCATGGTGGCTCTGGGAATTCATCCTACTCTTTTGCAAGAGCAATGAGTAACTGCTGAGAAAGCTCTCCAGCCTCTAACCCTAATTTTTGAGAGTAAAATCTgtcttttaattatttacttaatttaCCCTTACAGCACTAAATTCCCATGTTTGACTAgagaagtaaatatttattttttgctctatgaatataattttttttatgtttccaataactctacttttatttatattgttcCATAGCCCAACAGGCAGTGcggtttatttttacatatttctaACCCAGGATAATGAGCCTGTTCCTGTGGCTTTCACCTTTGTTTTGAGGCATATTGCTATTCTATTGCTCGCCTCCTATACCTATTGTGAAGGTCATCAATATAAATCAACATTTTGCATCATGTTGCATACATtccctaggattttaaaaatgttaatggtGTGATCTCTAGTCTTCTCTTTTATGGTTTTCTCTTGATTttggtcaaaacaaacaaacaaacaaacaaacaagcaaacaccccaataaaacaacaaacaaacaaacgacagaaaacaaaaaccccacaactTTCAGTTCTTTCCACCAGTGTTCCTGCAAGAGCATGGATACTATCTTAGCTACTGTTGCAcaggctggggacatggctcagtggtgaagagcatgGATACTATCTTACACACTGTTGCAcaggctggggacatggctcagttggGAAGAGCATGGATACTATCTTACCTACTGTTACAcaggctggggacatggctcagtggtgaagagcatgGGTACTATCTTACCTACCGTTACAcaggctggggacatggctcagtggtgaagagcatgGGTACTATCTTACCTACCGTTACACAGGCtgcagacatggctcagtggtgaagagcataCACTGCTTCCTCAGAGGCCATGGCTCAGCCTCCAGTATCCATACTGGGTGGCTCACGAGCACTTGTAACCTAAGCTCCAAGAGATTCAATACCTGGGGTCTCCTTGGGCACTCATGCTCACAGGCATATGCCTATACGCAGACATATATCCgccccacataattaaaaattcaaaaacaagaaaagatttttttttcagagacgtGCAACAATGTCTTTTATTAGGCACAGAATTTTAAATGATCTCTTCAATCTCTCCATACACAGGCAAAACTATGTGTGCCATTGAAATTACTGGAGCTTGTCAACTACCTAGAGAAGGATACTTATCCCCAACCTGCTTAACCAGGAGGCCAGTTCATCTGCCGACCTCCAAGGACATGGAGGAAGTATGATAGACAGACTGCCCCCACCCCTCGTCTGCACCTTCATTCGCCACCATCCGATACCCGCGCTTCAGGCCCAGATCCGCAGCACATTTCTTGCCAACAATCATTAAATGTCCTAGAAgactttcatcatcatcatctgccACAGAAACCTGGGATATGTGCTTCTTGGGTATCACCAGAAAGTGTCTTGGTGCTTGAGAGGAAATGTCATGAAAAGCAAGACACCGATCGTCCTCGAAAATGATCTTGGCCAGGATTTCTTTGCGGATGATCTTGCCGAAGATCGTGTCGCCACCGGGCTGGGCCACTTGAGCCTTGGCAATCTCGTCAGCCATCGCCGCCAGTCGCTGTTCTTCCCGCGCCGCGGCCACGGTGGGGAGAGGAACCCAAGAAAAGATTTTTTACAACGTGGAAATCTTTGTTAGATTGGTGtatcctttgtttttgtttctgttctttatgCTTTCCTCGAGTCTATGTTTTTGCTCTATGAACAtgcatttctttacatttctaatAACTTTGCTTTTATTACATTCTTCCATAACCCAACAGTACAGCAACACAGCACTAGTCTTGCACTTTTCTAACCCAGGACGATGAGCATGTGCCCTCAGCTCTCAGCTTTCCCTGCGCCTGCCAGGCTCTCGAGGCAGCTTACGATTTGTAGATCCACAGCTGACAGTAAGCCATCCTTTcacttttgtatttatttgtaggAAATTTTGTTTCCTGGACATTTGTTATACTTGAGTGTTATGTTTACTGATTTCATGTAACATCCATTTCCCCCCCTATACTATGCAAGTGTTTGAGCTTTGTTCTAAGTTAATCCTACATCAATTGGAATCTAACTTCAAGTACGTTTGTGAAGAGTTTTATAAGTCTTTTGATTTTCAGAATGTCTCCTGGCTTCCTTGACAGATCtacttttt
It encodes the following:
- the Hint1l1 gene encoding adenosine 5'-monophosphoramidase HINT1-like, translating into MADEIAKAQVAQPGGDTIFGKIIRKEILAKIIFEDDRCLAFHDISSQAPRHFLVIPKKHISQVSVADDDDESLLGHLMIVGKKCAADLGLKRGYRMVANEGADEGWGQSVYHTSSMSLEVGR